GGCCAGCAGCACCAGGCCGATGCCCCGGCGCCGGGTCCGCGACTCCGGGAGGGCGGCCAGGGCCTCCTTCGCGCGGCGGGCGGCCGGCTCCGCCTGTCCCAGGTCACGGTGGCAGTGGGCCAGTTCGTCGGCGAGATAGCCCGCGTCGAAGTGCGCGATCCAGTCCGGGTCGTCGCCCGTGTCCGGGTCGGCCTGTTCCAGGGCGGCCAGCGCCCTCCCCGCCGCGGTGTGGCAGGTGCGGGCGTCGCCCATCAGCGCGTGGCCCCGGGCCTCCGCGGCGTGGAACATCGACTCCGCCCTCGGGGTCACCCGCCCCCGCGCGCCCTCCTGGGCGGCCCGCGCCAGTTGGGCGATCTCACGCGGATTGCCCAGCTGGGCCGCGAGATGGCTCATGGAGGCGGCCAGCACATAGCCCCCGTAAGCACGGTCGCCCGCGGCCTGGGCCAGGCGCAGCGCCTGGATGTAGTACCGCTGGGCCAGCCCGGGCTGGCCCGTGTCGACGGCCATGTACCCGGCGAGCTCGGTGAGCCGGGCGACCGCGCCGAACAGCTCGCGGCCGACGGATTCGCGGTACGACCCCGAAAGCAGCCCGGACACCACGCTGTTGAGGTAGTGCACCAGCACGGGCCGCACATGTCCGCTGCCGAAGCGGTGGTCGAGGTCGACCAGCGCCGCGGTCATGGCCCGCACCGCCGCCACGTCCGGCATGCCGACCCTGCTCCCGGCCGTCCGCGCGACCTGCGGGTCGGCGCCCGTGATCAGCCAGTCCCGGCTGGGCTCGACCAGGGCCGAGGCCGCCACCGCCGAGCCGGACAGCAGGTCACGGCGGCCCACGTCGCTGCGCCACAGCTCGCAGACCTGCTCGACGGCTCCGAGCACGGTGGGCGCGAACTGCAGACCGACCCCGGAAGCCAGGCTCTTGCCGTTGGCCATACCGATCTCGTCGATCGTGACCGTGCGTCCGAGCTTGCGTCCGATCGCCTCGGCGATGATTCCCGGCGCCCTGCCGCGTGGTTGCTGTCCGCGCAGCCAGCGGGCCACGGAGGTCTTGTCGTAGCGGAGGTCGAGCCCCCGTTCC
The DNA window shown above is from Streptomyces sp. Alt3 and carries:
- a CDS encoding transcriptional regulator — protein: MAARPLVARQPNERLQTLIQEAACSNAGLARRVNMVGAERGLDLRYDKTSVARWLRGQQPRGRAPGIIAEAIGRKLGRTVTIDEIGMANGKSLASGVGLQFAPTVLGAVEQVCELWRSDVGRRDLLSGSAVAASALVEPSRDWLITGADPQVARTAGSRVGMPDVAAVRAMTAALVDLDHRFGSGHVRPVLVHYLNSVVSGLLSGSYRESVGRELFGAVARLTELAGYMAVDTGQPGLAQRYYIQALRLAQAAGDRAYGGYVLAASMSHLAAQLGNPREIAQLARAAQEGARGRVTPRAESMFHAAEARGHALMGDARTCHTAAGRALAALEQADPDTGDDPDWIAHFDAGYLADELAHCHRDLGQAEPAARRAKEALAALPESRTRRRGIGLVLLASAQVQQREVEQACHTGLRAMELLGTVRSSRGAEYLDDLQQRFEPYANEPSVREFGARLELQAA